The Ziziphus jujuba cultivar Dongzao chromosome 3, ASM3175591v1 region TGCCAAAAATTCAAATCTTCGTTACTTTCTACAATTAAAATGGAACCATAACCATCTGTTATCAAGTAAAGAGTACCATTCTTCTTACCATTGGTAACAATCATAGCCTTTTGAGATCTTCCAAGTATCATCTGCAAAAGTGGTAACAAAACTCTATTATCTAGCTGGCCAATAGATTTTAGATTTTTTCTCAAATTGGGAAGATGCCTCACATTGCTGAGGTTCCATACAAACCTATGTAGCTTGATTTCTACTTCACCACTACCGACAACTTTACATGCCTAGTCGTTCGTAAGGTACACTTTTCTCAAATTATATGTATCATAATTCTAAAGTACCTTTTTGGTTAAGATAGCATGAAATAATTCCACCAAATCTAATATGAGGAGAGGATCTTGGTTCCCGATTTTAATTCCTCAACAATGTTCATATGTGTAAGGGTTTTTCAATTCCTCTGTATCTGTAATTGTCTAATTTGTActtgttttattgataaataatgatttatgTATGCTATTTctttaagtttctttttttattgggaCTACAAATTTTGTCCAACAAATTCTTTTGTcatctatcaaaaaaaaaagaaaaagttttatatattttacatgaaattaaattcttaaaCTCAGGTTTGTAGTAGATTTTTAGTTAATTAGCAATTTCAACTACTATGAGCTCGTACTCTACTTATTTAACAAATTACATTGGTGTACCTATTCACTTAGAAATCATTGTAAAAAGAAATTGTTATATCTTTGTCTTTAGCACGATTTTAAATTCAATATCCCAAGAAATTACATGGAACAATTGATAGATCCATTTAAAATGACTTTTTTAtgctaaacattttttttaggtGTGGGTATACTCTCAGTTCCCTATGCAATTGCACAAGGAGGATGGTTGTCCTTGatacttcttctttttgtgGGACTGATTTCTTGGTATACAGGGCTCTTACTAAAGAGGTGTATGAAGGATCCCATAATAAAAACTTATTCAGACATAGGCCATGCAGCATTTGGACCAAAAGGAAGAACATTAATAGCTGCAGCAATGTACCTAGAGCTATTTGCAGTGGCTGTAGAATTTTTCATCCTAGAGGGTGATACTCTAAACATGTTATTTCCAAATACTACTTTTACAATCGGACACCTCAAAGTCAAAGGTACAGTAGGCTTCATTATTATCACTGCCCTAATAGTTTTGCCAAGCACATGGTTAAGGAATTTGGGTGTGTTGGCGTATTTTTCAATCGGAGGGATTGTGACTTCAATAATTTTATTGGGATGTGTTTTATGGGTGGGTGCAATTGATGGTGTGGGATTTCATGCAAGGGACAAGCTTTTGGATTTGGGAGGACTTCCCCTTACTGCAAGCATATTTATGTTTTGTTATGGTGGGCATGCGGTTTTTCCTACCTTATGCACTTCTATGAAAAATAGAACCCAATTTCCGAAGGTAAGGAATAATTCTCTAGTGTTGGAATGTGGTTCTTTCATATAGCATATCACTTATtagctttttattatttattttttgaaattcattCCTCGTGGCAGGTATTGGCTGCATGCTTTATTACAAGCACTATCATTTATGGATCAATGGCCACAATAGGATATCTAATGTTCGGAGAATTTTCAAAGGATCAAATTACTTTGAATCTTCCACTAAGGAATGTTTGCACAAAGATAGCAATTTCAACAATAATCATAAATCTTCTCACCAAATTTGCACTCATACTCTCTCCCATTAGCTTAGCTATTGAAGCCAAGTTCATTCCACCTAATAACCAATTACTAAGTATCCTTGCTAGAACACTACTTATGATTAGCATAGTGGTTGTGGCTTTAGCTTTTCCATATTTTGGATATGTAATGGCATTCATAGGTTGAATGTTACAGTATCATTGTTGTTACCATGTGTGTGTTACTTGAAGATTAATGAGGTAGCTTGGGCTTTTGAGTTTGAGTTTATGGCAATAATAGCGATTCTAGTCAGTGGGATTCTCATTGGAATAACGGGCACTTATATTTCTGTAAAACACATTATAGCCCATCTGTAAAATCCTAGGAGATATggtatatcaaatttaagtgtccaatgtaattttatatattttaaaactaatgaTATTTTACAaggatataaaattttatgagcAAATTTGTAAGATAAATTGTTTAGTACTCTTGAGCTGGTAAAAACTTGCCAgctaatcaattaatttttaataacatGTTTAATAACCAAGTCAGCAGTTAATCATATATTGTTTAacgttgtttttattaatagaaaataatatatatatatatatatatatatatatatatatatatataatattgttataGCAGGTGTGGGCATCAATTTACATGTAATTTCAGGTATATATCTTAAGATTTTCATGTAATTGGAAATACTACACGGTGAGTTACATGTAATGTGAAACCCAGTCCATAATAATTacgtaaattttataaactctaTGATGTACTTGTTAAGAAAGtccataaatatgaattaatatttacaaattttggaTGTCAACATACATTATTTTTCTCTCGCAAAACcaataaaaggaaacaaataaaacaCCCTACATCTGCTTTCTTGCTTTGTATTTCATGTGATAAAGTTCATATTATATATCTAAAGAAAGAGGAAGAGAGAAATTGACATCTTAGAAAGAGAGTGACAATCAAAGgagtttataaaatttctatCCATTATTTTGCAAAGCGATTGAGAATGATGCTTATCGAATATCTATGTACACATGTACACACACGCACATACAAACATGCGCATTCGCATGCATACACATATACAAAATACTAATAGAAAAATAACCTTAATCCTTTAGAAATGTTACATAAAATTAAACACTATCTATAACATAGAATTTGGATAAGTAATCAATAATGACCTTATTATAAGGAACAATTATAGACAAAATCTAGGCCATGAGGTAATAAAGCACAAATGTAATGAGCACGAAATGCACAATATGTAATGGGAGACTCTTTAAAGGATTTTGAATCTCTTCTACCATTGTTGAAGCTGAATCATAGCCTATATATTGCTtcgatttttgtttatttatttgttgggaTACGAAGTGTATACTATTTTGATTAGCCAATGTTGGAGAGCTTTCCAAAAGAGCTAGTTAACGGTCCTCAATTCTCTATCTTCAATCATCAGTTAATTTTATTCAATCCATTTAAGTAGTAGTAGACCACATGTTAAATTTCACACTAAATTTGGCAAACCTTCTCTcctattttcctttcttcttgttGTTCTCGAATGTAGTATTAGTTAATGTAGCATATATCCTATGAATTTAGTTTTTTGTAATTCTTATTTATTCACTccaatggcttttttttttcttttctttttttcctttttaaggtTGTATGCGTATAATATTTAtgcatgatataaatatatggtCTAGCAAGCTAGAGAGAATGCTTCAATATGTGcattacataaataatttattagtagaatttaaaaaaaataacgcACAAACTATTTCtcatctaaattaaaaaaatatatatttcaaaactcaagtaaagggggaaaaaaaaagagcctAAAATGTTTAAAGCAACAACTCATGCCTTCTACTTGCCTTTCAAGTACATAAATGTGTAAAAGGAAAATTGCAACCATAGCATATATGTGATGACTTGCGTGGGCAAGTTCAAAAGACACTAACAGGTCACCTGATGTCTAATCTCACATCGTTTGGGTGTGGAACAAGAGGTGGTTCAAATGTACTGATAATGACTTTTATAAAGCAAAGATATTTTTAGAGTGTTTGACTTCAAGGTTCAAAAGAACTCTAAAGTTAAACATGCTTAGGCGATAGCAGTCCAAGGTTAGGTGACCTCTTGGAAACTCTGAACAAATATGCCATAATAAGTATAGTGGTTAATTCGGAACAATATCGGCAGAAAATGACAGGTCCACCAATGAAGGTAggatgttacaaatggtattaaaGCTTGTACCAGGTCAGAAATGTGCTAATGAGGACAGTGGAACCCAAAAGGGGTGGAATATGATGACTAATGTAGCGGGGATGCAATAGACACTAGTAGGCTATCTAGTGTCCAGTTCCACATCATCCAAGTATGGATCAAGGGATAGTTCAAATGTCATAATAGTCATTCTTATAAAATCGAGACCTTTTTAGAGCAGTTGATTTCAGAGTTTGAAAGAACTTTCAAGTTCAGCACTCCCAAGTGAGAGTACGGTCACTAATTGGGAAGAATATCGTTGGAAACCGATAGGTTTGCTAGTGAAGGTGGAATGTTACAATTTAAGCATAACTCTTGGCAAAAACTAAAGTAAAAGTATTGTAACATGCCCTTTAAGTTAACCATAATTGAACTGGTTACCATTTACTCGCGAAAAATGtagaattttaaaacttttcataaataaattaaaattactattcaAGTTCCATaccttcaaaacaaaacaatattttcaaaatcaaacctAAATTAAACTACCACATAActtaaagattttaaaatataaataatcaaacatTTAACCTAACTAAACATTTTGGACAATTAAATAGGAATTTAacttaaagaaattttatttcttaatacaaaattattaagtGGTTCTCAAAGTATTGCTAGGATGCTTCCTACAATCCACCAAAATGAACAAATAAACATTGTCATTACCTAAAAAAGAATGCAACAATTGAAATGATTTTACAAATAAACTTGGTAATTTTTCAAGTTATAAAGAATAGATATGCATGTCCTTACCATACAAATATAAACATAACAATGTAGTTTTTGTCATATAATGCATACTTCAATAAATAGACAGGCTAGATTCATAACATGAGTACAATAGATCATGACATAATAAAACACATAGTCTCCATATTGCTTATAACATATATCTTGTCCAATAGATCATGACATAATTATTCATTAGGCCATTAAGTGTCAAACTTTTTCCATgtcatatataaaataacatatggATGATTCATATTAAAACATGCAAATTTCATAATGCACATAATATATATTCCATAACACGTATATCAATActtgatacgaacttaggacgacctgcgcctaaacccgtattatattagcccggatctaattatgttcaagttctaatggtcatctcaacccctaatcaacctgtgattagaaaccttggtataatgaagatgccacaataggtgatggatatcctattgataagtcaaactaaaacactcattcactaatggtattttaggtgttcaaagagaataaagagaatttaatctcacaaataattttctgtatgaataatgtactgaatattattgataaaagaagcccttaaataggctaaaagttacaaaataaaactctaattatctaggtaaaaccggccaccaaagaataggaaacctagcttggccaaaattcacctcatttcctaatctaatttagattaattaatttctttattttgaattaggaattaattaatttacaatgaaaataataaaataataaatttcctaagttgatttttttcagaaaataaataaatagaaaccaaataaaagactaatttcctaaaacaaaatgtcaaaatcaaattaagaaactagttgactagtttgactactaaggtatccttgaccaatctccaacttgtttgggctccaaattagcttttatatgccatgtaagatgccaaatatgattaataatgatttccacacattgccccttgattggaataagtcaaacaagaagaaaagtcaaagctagccgctaaacagcacattttctgccaaattgagatgctgtctgtacaagtccttttttgATGCTTTTGAATCTGCCTTAGCTGGATTTCATGTCCTTTTAATGATATGGAGCATTTATGCCCAaagtccaaatttgcatgaaagcaactacccgggtccatatcggcttccaccactcggatgcttagaatatagaataggctttgtatatttaggtatggacaagctcttttgagaattaactactccttgtataaatgctcccaggttgtccttaaacctcttggcttgagctctagtgatcggtctagtcttcatccatatttaGTCGGCACCTTAGTAAGTTGTCGATTGTACGGGCTcaagcggattctcatcattcccatcctcttgaaaaaggatttgtcctcaaatcaagatcaccacctgcagcaaaagaagataaatcagcaacattaaatatagcactaacattatactcactcaacaaatcaagtttgtaagcattgtcattaatccgctccaaaacttgaaaagatccatctcctCGGGCATAAGCTTGCACTTTCTTTGTTTGaaaaacctctccttcctcaagtgcaagcaaatcaaatctcctgggtcaaacactattacaacaaatactataaataccaatttatctttacagaaatcacactttttaaagttagcaaataatctctcccatattttcaaatttccactgcgtaaagctctcaacaatgcagataaaggcctatacaacaaaaacatctttaaataagcatctttataaatcataaccagcaaaggtttatcattcaaaaatttctttttaacctCACCCAAGCTTAGattaaaaatctttttcttcttttcttttttctctctttctttcctacGCACGAattcaatgggttttacatcactctcgacttttgcaccaaatttctcattctcggttttattattatttttccactcaacctgggttttagaggacttaccttggacaacaagctTAACTTTTCCCTCTTaaatggatggtgaaaccgttggtgccatactagtgtTCTCTTTTAGTCTCTCGActtccctcatttgttgcatttgtaattggtctctaaaaacctccttcggggtcaatggctctagcttaaccttcttgcctttaaacttaaaaaaaatgggGTTCTATCTCCCATAATGCATGGCagctttatcaaattgccatggccttccCAATAATATATGACCTGCATGCATAGGAACAgtatcacacaatacaacatctacatatttatctatactgaattttactttggcttgtttatttactttcatttctaCACTATCATTAAGTTATTCTAATCTATatagttctggatgtttaatagttgttaagcctaatttatcaaccacaatattactaattacacTTGTACAACTTCCagtatcaattatcatactataaatcttatcttgaatttcacatcgggtgtggaagatgtttt contains the following coding sequences:
- the LOC125423587 gene encoding LOW QUALITY PROTEIN: amino acid transporter AVT1I (The sequence of the model RefSeq protein was modified relative to this genomic sequence to represent the inferred CDS: inserted 1 base in 1 codon), encoding MESLREIQPPQQQPHIWRSMMNENNQPQQPQQQAQNLNSGGEGTTILRTCFNGVNTLCGVGILSVPYAIAQGGWLSLILLLFVGLISWYTGLLLKRCMKDPIIKTYSDIGHAAFGPKGRTLIAAAMYLELFAVAVEFFILEGDTLNMLFPNTTFTIGHLKVKGTVGFIIITALIVLPSTWLRNLGVLAYFSIGGIVTSIILLGCVLWVGAIDGVGFHARDKLLDLGGLPLTASIFMFCYGGHAVFPTLCTSMKNRTQFPKVLAACFITSTIIYGSMATIGYLMFGEFSKDQITLNLPLRNVCTKIAISTIIINLLTKFALILSPISLAIEAKFIPPNNQLLSILARTLLMISIVVVALAFPYFGYVMAFIGXNVTVSLLLPCVCYLKINEVAWAFEFEFMAIIAILVSGILIGITGTYISVKHIIAHL